Proteins from a single region of Sediminispirochaeta bajacaliforniensis DSM 16054:
- the ychF gene encoding redox-regulated ATPase YchF, with product MGLNCGIVGLPNVGKSTIFSALTSAPAEAANYPFCTIDPNVGIVSVPDPRLDHIVELIPPKKVVPAIVEFVDIAGLVAGASKGEGLGNRFLSHIREVGVIAHVVRCFEDEDIVHVSGKINPSSDIETINIELALADLETVERRKEKNVKAMKAVGTESGKRAAALVPILEELSALFTEGKPARSREWKDEELELMRDLHLITLKPQVYVCNVDEDALLAGNGFVEEVKRIAGKEGAEVVVICGKLEAEIAALESEEDKHEFLDAAGLAESGLNSLIRTGYRMLGLRTFFTAGADEDRAWTFHEGDTAPKAAGVIHTDFEKGFIKAEVYHCDDLFELGSEQQVKAAGRLRIEGKEYVVKDGDIVHFRFNV from the coding sequence ATGGGATTGAACTGTGGAATTGTCGGACTGCCGAATGTCGGTAAATCAACTATATTCTCTGCACTGACCAGTGCACCTGCCGAGGCGGCTAACTACCCCTTTTGTACCATCGATCCTAATGTTGGCATCGTATCGGTCCCGGATCCGCGCCTCGACCACATCGTCGAATTGATTCCCCCTAAGAAGGTGGTTCCCGCCATTGTCGAATTTGTCGACATCGCAGGGCTTGTCGCCGGAGCAAGTAAAGGGGAGGGGCTTGGCAACCGCTTCCTGTCCCACATCAGAGAGGTCGGGGTCATCGCCCACGTGGTCCGCTGTTTTGAGGATGAGGATATCGTCCATGTCAGTGGGAAGATCAACCCAAGTTCCGACATCGAAACCATTAATATAGAACTTGCCCTTGCCGATCTCGAAACGGTGGAGCGCCGAAAGGAGAAAAACGTCAAGGCGATGAAGGCGGTGGGGACCGAGTCCGGCAAACGGGCAGCGGCCCTTGTTCCGATCCTCGAGGAGCTCTCCGCATTATTTACCGAAGGGAAACCCGCCAGGAGCCGGGAATGGAAGGATGAAGAGCTTGAGCTGATGCGGGATCTTCATCTCATTACCCTAAAGCCCCAGGTCTATGTTTGCAATGTCGATGAGGATGCACTCCTTGCGGGAAACGGCTTTGTCGAAGAGGTGAAGCGCATTGCCGGGAAAGAAGGGGCCGAGGTCGTCGTCATTTGCGGAAAGCTCGAGGCGGAAATTGCGGCCCTTGAGAGCGAAGAGGACAAGCATGAGTTTTTGGATGCCGCAGGCCTTGCCGAAAGCGGGCTCAACAGCTTGATTCGTACCGGTTATCGTATGCTGGGACTTCGCACCTTCTTTACCGCAGGAGCGGATGAGGACCGGGCCTGGACCTTTCACGAGGGGGACACCGCCCCAAAGGCCGCCGGTGTCATCCATACCGATTTTGAAAAAGGCTTTATCAAGGCGGAAGTATACCACTGTGACGATCTTTTTGAGCTCGGAAGTGAACAGCAGGTAAAGGCCGCCGGTCGGCTTCGTATCGAGGGAAAGGAGTACGTTGTCAAAGACGGGGACATCGTCCATTTCCGTTTCAACGTCTGA